In the genome of Candidatus Baltobacteraceae bacterium, one region contains:
- a CDS encoding alkaline phosphatase family protein, with protein MIKRLAAAAASFALAACGARATTGGAGGLLPAQDAVAPGHYVSHVVIMVQENRSFDNFFATYPGADGPPVKGGTPVGNTPPRKTAHGTSTTYPLKKVDLPEHLQPVYRYANYRADYDGGKMDGFWNQKVQGRPGSVLYQYVDPKQIAPYWSMADQYVLGDHMFQTVGSSSFPSHQDLIAGSTSIDKTKEVVDPPDNMPWGCDAPYGTTTTLLSTSGKYPLPGPSPCFQYRTLRDVLDEKGVSWKYYVPALHGPGGQVWSAFDAIRAVRYGPEWTTNVSSPQTNVYADISKGTLPAVSWVIPDFYNSDHSDTTKDTGPSWVASVVNAIGESQYWSSTVIIVVWDDWGGFYDHVPPPQYGPGSLGFRVPMLIVSPYAKKGYVAHHVYEFGSILKFVESTFGLESLGTTDVRARNFAGDVFQFSKPRKFVPIAVKYSKAFFEHQAPSNLPVDTE; from the coding sequence TTGATCAAACGTTTAGCCGCCGCAGCCGCGTCGTTCGCGCTCGCGGCGTGCGGCGCAAGAGCGACGACGGGTGGCGCAGGCGGATTGCTTCCGGCGCAAGACGCAGTTGCCCCCGGACACTACGTCAGCCACGTCGTGATCATGGTTCAAGAGAACCGGTCGTTCGATAACTTCTTCGCGACGTATCCGGGTGCCGATGGACCGCCGGTCAAGGGTGGAACGCCGGTCGGAAACACGCCGCCGCGGAAAACCGCGCACGGAACGTCGACGACGTATCCCTTGAAGAAGGTCGATTTGCCCGAGCACTTGCAGCCGGTGTACCGCTACGCGAACTATCGCGCCGATTACGACGGCGGCAAGATGGATGGTTTTTGGAATCAGAAAGTTCAGGGCCGTCCCGGTTCGGTGCTCTACCAGTACGTCGATCCCAAGCAAATCGCGCCGTATTGGTCGATGGCCGACCAGTACGTGTTGGGCGATCACATGTTCCAGACCGTCGGCAGTTCGAGCTTTCCATCGCATCAAGATCTGATCGCCGGATCGACGTCGATCGACAAGACCAAAGAGGTCGTCGACCCGCCCGACAACATGCCGTGGGGGTGCGACGCACCGTACGGGACGACGACGACCTTGCTGAGCACGTCGGGTAAGTATCCGCTGCCGGGTCCGTCACCGTGCTTTCAGTACCGCACCCTGCGCGATGTGCTCGATGAAAAGGGCGTGAGCTGGAAGTACTACGTACCGGCGCTGCATGGGCCGGGCGGCCAGGTATGGAGCGCGTTCGACGCCATTCGCGCGGTCCGTTACGGTCCGGAATGGACGACCAACGTCTCGAGCCCGCAAACCAACGTGTATGCAGATATCAGCAAAGGCACGCTCCCGGCGGTGTCGTGGGTGATTCCGGATTTCTATAACTCCGATCATTCCGATACGACCAAAGATACCGGTCCGTCGTGGGTCGCTTCGGTCGTCAATGCAATCGGCGAGAGCCAATATTGGTCGAGCACCGTCATCATCGTCGTCTGGGACGACTGGGGCGGCTTCTACGATCACGTTCCGCCGCCGCAGTACGGCCCGGGAAGCCTCGGCTTCCGCGTTCCGATGCTGATCGTTTCGCCGTACGCAAAAAAGGGTTACGTCGCGCACCACGTCTACGAGTTCGGAAGCATCCTGAAGTTCGTCGAAAGCACGTTCGGCCTGGAGAGCTTGGGCACGACCGACGTTCGGGCGCGCAACTTCGCCGGAGACGTCTTTCAGTTCTCCAAGCCGCGTAAGTTCGTTCCGATCGCGGTGAAGTATTCGAAGGCGTTCTTCGAGCATCAAGCACCATCCAATCTGCCGGTCGACACGGAGTAG
- a CDS encoding alkaline phosphatase family protein has translation MKRFLAIAALVSLAACGASGSPSAGVGVLPAPNAPVSPGKYIKHVVIMIQENRSYDNFFATYPGANGATIGKTPPRKTAKGTVSTYPLKKVGLAEHIQPNYRYSDYLIDYDGGKMDGFWNQKVEGRPGSLLYQYVDPAQIAPYWSIAHQYVLADRMFQTVGSNSFPAHQDLIAGATTVSRGKEVVDQPTGFPWGCDAALGTVTNLLTSSGKYVIGGGPFPCFTYRTMRDVLDEKGISWKYYVPAVTSNQDGAVWSAFDAIKAVRSGPEWTTNVSTPEKNVYDDIGKATLPAVSWVIPDFVNSDHSDTTTDTGPSWVASVVNAIGKSQYWNSTAIVVVWDDWGGFYDHVAPPQYGPGSLGFRVPMLIVSPYAKKGYVADNVYEFASILKFVESTFGLASLGTTDVRARNFAGDVFDFSKPPRKFTPIAAKYSKGFFEHQAPSNMPVDSE, from the coding sequence GTGAAACGCTTTCTCGCGATTGCCGCCCTCGTCTCGCTCGCCGCGTGCGGTGCGTCCGGGTCACCGAGCGCGGGCGTCGGCGTGCTGCCCGCGCCGAACGCGCCGGTGTCGCCCGGCAAGTACATCAAGCACGTCGTCATCATGATTCAGGAGAACCGGTCGTACGACAATTTCTTCGCGACGTATCCCGGCGCGAACGGAGCGACGATCGGCAAAACGCCGCCGCGCAAAACCGCAAAGGGTACCGTCTCGACCTATCCGCTCAAGAAAGTCGGGCTCGCCGAGCACATTCAGCCCAACTACCGCTATTCCGATTATCTGATCGATTACGACGGCGGCAAGATGGACGGATTCTGGAATCAGAAGGTCGAGGGACGTCCCGGCTCGTTGCTCTATCAGTACGTCGATCCGGCGCAGATCGCGCCGTATTGGTCGATAGCCCATCAGTACGTGCTCGCGGACCGCATGTTCCAAACCGTCGGCAGCAATAGCTTTCCGGCGCATCAGGATTTGATCGCGGGAGCGACGACGGTCAGTCGCGGCAAAGAAGTCGTCGATCAGCCGACCGGCTTTCCATGGGGATGCGACGCGGCGCTCGGTACGGTGACCAACCTGTTGACGTCGTCGGGGAAATACGTCATCGGCGGCGGTCCGTTTCCCTGTTTTACGTACCGCACGATGCGCGACGTGCTCGACGAAAAGGGCATCAGCTGGAAATATTACGTTCCCGCCGTGACCAGTAACCAGGACGGCGCCGTGTGGAGCGCATTCGACGCGATCAAAGCGGTGCGCAGCGGCCCGGAGTGGACCACCAACGTTTCGACGCCGGAGAAGAACGTGTACGACGACATCGGCAAAGCGACGCTGCCGGCGGTGTCGTGGGTCATTCCCGACTTCGTCAACTCCGACCACTCCGATACGACGACCGACACCGGACCGTCGTGGGTGGCATCGGTCGTCAACGCGATCGGCAAGAGCCAATATTGGAATAGCACCGCGATCGTCGTCGTATGGGACGACTGGGGCGGTTTCTACGATCACGTCGCGCCGCCGCAGTACGGCCCGGGCAGCCTCGGCTTCCGCGTTCCGATGCTGATCGTTTCGCCCTATGCCAAGAAAGGCTACGTCGCGGATAACGTTTACGAATTCGCAAGCATCTTGAAGTTCGTTGAGAGCACGTTCGGCCTGGCGAGTCTCGGAACCACCGACGTGCGAGCGCGGAACTTCGCGGGCGACGTGTTCGACTTCTCGAAACCGCCGCGAAAGTTTACGCCGATAGCCGCCAAATATTCGAAGGGATTCTTCGAGCACCAAGCTCCGTCGAACATGCCCGTGGATAGCGAGTGA